In Brevibacterium zhoupengii, the following are encoded in one genomic region:
- a CDS encoding ABC transporter ATP-binding protein, whose amino-acid sequence MSQTPLPEQSARSKKSRTKISPGALKRTLRILTPHLGQHKWLILGGLAALFCDVIFRILEPWPLKIAIDAVTSALGAEIGPTIGVGSNVGMTLAAAAIGLAVIVAGRAVANYASTICFALVGARVATQLRSRVFEHVQALSLKYHSRASIGDTSQRLVGDIGRLQEVAVTAGLPLVGNVITLAVLLVVMVILDPILSAIVLITAAIYGVLSKIATPKITTASRSTRKGEGRLVGSAAEALGAIRVVQAYGLEGTVAREFANGNERALKAGVRARRLAAGLERSTDVLVGISQALVLIFGSYQVLRGAMSPGDLVLFLMYLKIAMKPLRDMAKYTGRIARATASGERIADLLDEPIEIADAPGALTMGPVAGDVVFDRITSSDGHGNPLFDDLNLLIPAGQKVGILGASGAGKSTLMSYLLRLSQPESGSIFIDGYDTHNVTRASLRSSMSVLLQESVLFAATVRENIRYGRLDATDAEVEAAARAASADEFIQGLPDGYDTVLGNRGDTLSGGQRQRLAIARALVRDAPVVVFDEATSGLDPATRGQVTDSVSMLTEGRTSIVITHDLAMIRGLDRVLWLEDGQIVEDGSPSELAGNPGTRVAEWMRTQAEDSQMGNIPQEVRA is encoded by the coding sequence ATGAGTCAGACCCCGCTGCCGGAGCAGTCTGCACGGTCGAAGAAGTCCCGGACGAAGATCTCGCCCGGGGCACTGAAGCGAACCCTGCGAATCCTCACACCGCACCTGGGCCAGCACAAATGGCTCATCCTCGGCGGACTGGCCGCACTGTTCTGCGACGTCATCTTCCGCATCCTCGAACCGTGGCCGCTCAAGATCGCCATCGATGCGGTGACTTCTGCCCTCGGCGCAGAGATCGGGCCGACCATCGGCGTCGGATCCAACGTCGGGATGACCTTGGCCGCCGCCGCGATCGGTCTGGCGGTCATCGTGGCAGGCAGGGCCGTGGCGAACTATGCCTCGACCATCTGCTTCGCGCTCGTCGGTGCCCGGGTTGCGACCCAGCTGCGCTCACGGGTCTTCGAACATGTGCAGGCCCTGTCGCTGAAGTACCACTCGCGGGCTTCGATCGGAGACACCTCCCAGCGTCTCGTCGGCGATATCGGGCGCCTCCAGGAAGTGGCGGTGACCGCCGGTCTTCCCCTGGTGGGCAACGTCATCACCCTGGCCGTCCTCCTCGTCGTCATGGTCATCCTCGACCCGATCCTCAGCGCCATCGTGCTCATCACGGCCGCGATCTACGGGGTGCTCTCGAAGATCGCGACCCCGAAGATCACGACAGCCTCCCGCTCGACCCGTAAGGGCGAGGGCAGACTCGTCGGCTCCGCAGCTGAGGCCCTCGGCGCCATCCGCGTCGTCCAGGCCTACGGACTCGAAGGCACCGTGGCACGCGAATTCGCCAACGGAAACGAACGCGCCCTCAAGGCCGGAGTGCGAGCACGTCGCCTCGCTGCCGGCCTCGAGCGCTCGACCGATGTGCTCGTCGGCATCTCCCAGGCTCTCGTGCTCATCTTCGGCAGTTACCAGGTGCTGCGCGGGGCCATGTCCCCAGGCGATCTGGTGCTGTTCCTCATGTACCTCAAGATCGCGATGAAGCCGCTGCGCGATATGGCCAAATACACCGGCCGGATCGCCCGCGCCACCGCATCGGGGGAGCGGATCGCCGACCTCCTCGACGAGCCGATCGAGATTGCCGACGCCCCCGGCGCGCTCACCATGGGGCCCGTTGCCGGTGATGTCGTCTTCGACCGCATCACCTCGAGCGACGGTCATGGAAACCCGTTGTTCGACGATCTCAATCTGCTCATTCCTGCGGGGCAGAAGGTCGGAATCCTCGGCGCTTCAGGAGCCGGGAAATCCACGCTGATGAGCTACCTGCTGCGACTCTCGCAGCCGGAATCGGGATCGATCTTCATCGACGGCTACGACACGCACAATGTCACCAGAGCCTCCCTGCGATCGAGCATGTCCGTGCTTCTGCAGGAATCAGTCCTGTTCGCCGCAACCGTGCGGGAGAACATCCGCTACGGTCGCTTGGATGCCACCGACGCCGAGGTGGAGGCCGCGGCCCGTGCCGCCTCAGCCGATGAGTTCATCCAAGGACTGCCCGACGGTTACGACACCGTGTTGGGCAACCGCGGCGACACTCTCTCCGGTGGGCAGCGTCAGCGTCTGGCCATCGCCAGGGCACTGGTGCGCGACGCCCCCGTCGTCGTCTTCGACGAAGCGACCTCGGGCCTTGACCCGGCGACCCGGGGACAGGTCACAGACTCGGTCTCCATGCTGACCGAGGGGCGCACCAGCATCGTCATCACTCACGATCTGGCCATGATCCGCGGCCTCGACCGGGTGCTGTGGCTCGAAGACGGACAGATCGTCGAAGACGGATCGCCGAGCGAGCTGGCGGGCAATCCCGGCACCCGCGTCGCCGAGTGGATGCGCACACAGGCCGAAGATTCCCAGATGGGCAATATTCCTCAGGAGGTAAGGGCATGA
- a CDS encoding glycosyltransferase family 4 protein: protein MRIAYILLDPGIGVFGTKGASVHVQEVVRTFRSLGHEVSIFCTRTDDDIPADLADVDITRLEVPRGLDRGQREIALMRLSDMLADMVVDTVSDPDAGADQGFDLVYERYSLFSTAGAEISSRLGVPLVLEVNAPLLAEQKQHRGLVHDEHAARTTAHSFVGAERIVCVSAAVAGWVNRDYPGLSDVSVVPNGVNTDRITPAATAQDVTDSRAVRIGFVGTLKPWHGTDRLIEACAGLHGNFHLDILGHGPESEALQKQAKALRLGDRVTFHGALAPEEIPAHLRTFDIAVAPYPAGENYFSPLKIYEYLAAGLPIVASAVGSIPAVLEGTDAATLVPADDTGALSAALQNLIDNAEVRQRMGAAARSEALAHHSWTSRCQEILAPFVMELV from the coding sequence ATGAGAATCGCCTACATCCTGCTCGACCCGGGCATCGGAGTCTTCGGCACCAAGGGCGCAAGTGTCCACGTGCAAGAAGTCGTCCGCACCTTCAGGAGCCTCGGCCACGAAGTCAGCATCTTCTGCACCCGCACCGATGACGACATCCCAGCCGATCTCGCCGACGTCGACATCACCCGCCTCGAGGTGCCACGCGGACTGGACCGAGGCCAACGCGAGATCGCGCTGATGCGACTGTCCGACATGCTCGCCGATATGGTCGTCGACACCGTGTCCGACCCGGATGCGGGAGCCGATCAGGGCTTTGACCTCGTCTATGAACGGTATTCGCTGTTCTCCACGGCTGGAGCCGAAATCAGCAGCCGCCTCGGCGTGCCATTGGTCCTTGAGGTCAACGCACCTCTGCTCGCTGAGCAGAAGCAGCATCGTGGGCTCGTCCACGACGAACACGCGGCTCGGACCACGGCCCACAGCTTCGTCGGAGCCGAGCGGATTGTCTGCGTCAGTGCTGCAGTAGCCGGCTGGGTGAACCGGGACTATCCGGGTCTGAGCGACGTCTCGGTCGTCCCCAACGGTGTGAATACGGACCGGATCACCCCCGCCGCGACCGCGCAAGACGTCACGGACAGCCGCGCGGTGCGGATCGGATTCGTGGGAACCCTCAAACCTTGGCACGGCACGGATCGGCTGATCGAGGCCTGCGCGGGTCTGCACGGGAACTTCCATCTCGACATCCTCGGGCATGGGCCGGAATCGGAGGCTCTGCAGAAGCAGGCGAAGGCTCTTCGCCTCGGTGATCGTGTGACGTTCCACGGTGCGCTGGCCCCCGAAGAGATTCCGGCCCACCTGCGCACCTTCGATATCGCCGTGGCCCCGTACCCGGCGGGCGAGAACTACTTCTCACCGCTGAAGATCTACGAGTACCTGGCGGCAGGGCTGCCCATCGTCGCCTCAGCGGTGGGGTCGATCCCCGCAGTTCTCGAAGGCACAGATGCCGCGACCCTGGTGCCCGCCGATGATACCGGTGCCCTGAGTGCTGCCCTGCAGAACCTCATCGACAACGCCGAGGTGCGCCAACGTATGGGTGCTGCCGCCCGATCCGAAGCCCTGGCCCACCATTCGTGGACCAGTCGGTGCCAGGAGATCCTGGCACCGTTCGTCATGGAGCTGGTATGA
- a CDS encoding glycosyltransferase family 4 protein — MQADHTPTKPSVRRAYVLKMYPRFSETFIVSEILAREAAGEELVIFSLRPTTDTRFHPELARVKAPVIHVERPSSARSYWQTWQESMQDPRIASGLQTHLGDLAELGHDDAVQAVAVARLALEHEVTHLHAHFASVATTVARAASALTAIPYSFTTHAKDIFHESVEFEDLSRKVAGADHVIAISDYNHSYLRRLLGRELSERIVVVRNGLELERFPYRPAIAERPSGAAHAIPSLLAVGRLVEKKGFGHLLTALARLRDRGLPCHLDLVGTGPLEDELRELIDALHLTELVDMHGALTQSEVREMFVRHDLLVAPFVIGTDGNADGLPTVLLEGMATGIPCVAGNVTAVPEVIIDGETGWLVDDGSDPEQIITAIAEVVRRLREAPDSVREITDAARDLVCRLHDSAAQARELSGLVDQAAGRAAPTADRITPKTDRVAPNTDRDAPKADRELEYVS, encoded by the coding sequence ATGCAGGCTGATCACACTCCCACCAAGCCTTCCGTCCGACGCGCCTACGTGCTGAAGATGTATCCCCGGTTCTCCGAGACCTTCATCGTCTCCGAAATCCTCGCCAGAGAAGCCGCCGGTGAAGAGCTCGTCATCTTCTCCCTCCGTCCCACGACCGACACCCGGTTCCACCCGGAGCTGGCCAGGGTCAAGGCACCCGTCATCCACGTCGAGCGGCCCTCGAGCGCTCGCAGCTACTGGCAGACCTGGCAGGAGAGCATGCAGGATCCGAGGATCGCCTCCGGTCTCCAGACCCACCTCGGTGACCTTGCCGAACTCGGCCACGACGATGCCGTCCAGGCCGTTGCCGTGGCCCGTCTGGCACTCGAACACGAGGTCACCCACCTCCACGCCCACTTCGCGTCGGTGGCGACGACCGTGGCCAGAGCCGCCTCAGCCCTGACAGCTATTCCCTACTCGTTCACCACGCATGCGAAGGACATCTTCCATGAGAGCGTCGAATTCGAGGATCTGAGCCGAAAGGTCGCAGGCGCCGACCACGTCATCGCGATCAGCGACTACAACCACAGCTATCTGCGCCGCCTCCTGGGGCGCGAGCTCAGCGAACGGATCGTCGTCGTTCGCAACGGTCTCGAACTTGAGCGTTTCCCCTACCGTCCCGCCATCGCCGAGCGACCAAGTGGCGCGGCGCACGCGATTCCCTCACTGCTGGCCGTCGGTCGCCTCGTCGAGAAGAAGGGCTTCGGGCATCTGCTCACTGCACTTGCCCGGCTGCGTGATCGCGGACTGCCCTGCCACCTCGACCTCGTCGGCACTGGTCCGCTCGAGGATGAGCTGCGTGAGCTCATCGACGCTCTGCACCTCACCGAGCTCGTCGACATGCACGGTGCTCTGACCCAGTCCGAGGTCCGCGAGATGTTCGTCCGCCACGACCTTCTCGTCGCCCCCTTCGTCATCGGCACCGACGGCAACGCCGATGGCCTGCCGACCGTCCTGCTCGAAGGCATGGCCACCGGAATTCCCTGTGTGGCCGGCAATGTCACGGCGGTGCCTGAGGTCATCATCGATGGTGAGACCGGCTGGCTCGTCGACGACGGGAGCGATCCCGAACAGATCATCACCGCCATCGCCGAGGTGGTCCGCCGTCTGCGCGAAGCCCCGGATTCCGTGCGAGAGATCACCGATGCCGCGCGGGATCTGGTGTGCAGGCTGCACGACTCGGCGGCCCAGGCCCGGGAACTGTCCGGGCTGGTCGACCAGGCTGCCGGCCGCGCGGCACCGACCGCCGACCGAATCACACCGAAAACTGACCGCGTCGCACCGAACACTGACCGAGACGCACCGAAAGCTGACCGCGAACTGGAGTACGTGTCATGA